One Nesterenkonia populi DNA window includes the following coding sequences:
- a CDS encoding YfcC family protein, translated as MSEATDQSTEPKQRRTFQLPHIYVILFALSAIAAAATYLVPAHQFDRVEGPDGREVIDPDSYAPVDASPTSFMEFITAVPRGLVDAGEVVFFTFIIGGVFMVIRRTGIIENALDRLLRVFAHRRLLLIPVLITIFAALASLIGTQELALVYIPVLIPVVIALGYDSITAVAIALIGTTAGFTAGVLNPINTGLAQQIAGIETFSGAGLRSVLLVLMVAAGSYWIIRYARRIDKDPAKSLVYGEEEELEKQRLYSAGAEGEPKRMTGRQRISLLLAVPVLAVTIWGVSTQGWFMIEMAGMFMLLMLIIGLISGLGPSTISSSFSEGLRSVLEAAIIVGVARAVAVVMEDGQILDTIVYSLGQAVGGMPAELSAVGMFLAQTGFNFVVPSGSGQAVVTMPIMAPLADLLEVSRQTAVLAFQLGDGLTNIIYPTSGYFMAALAIGGVRWEKWVKFYLPLFGIWTAFAVGFLVFAQVTGWS; from the coding sequence ATGAGTGAGGCCACCGACCAGAGCACCGAGCCCAAGCAGCGCCGAACCTTTCAGCTTCCGCACATCTACGTCATTCTCTTCGCGCTCTCGGCGATCGCGGCGGCGGCCACCTACCTGGTGCCGGCACATCAGTTCGACCGCGTGGAGGGACCCGACGGCCGGGAGGTCATTGACCCGGACAGCTACGCGCCCGTGGATGCCTCACCAACCTCGTTCATGGAGTTCATCACGGCGGTCCCCCGCGGGCTGGTCGACGCCGGCGAGGTGGTCTTCTTCACCTTCATCATCGGCGGCGTCTTCATGGTGATCCGACGCACCGGCATCATCGAGAACGCACTGGACCGACTCCTGCGGGTCTTCGCCCACCGCCGCCTGCTGCTGATCCCCGTGCTCATCACCATCTTCGCCGCCCTGGCCTCCCTGATCGGCACCCAGGAGCTCGCACTCGTCTACATCCCCGTCCTCATCCCCGTGGTCATCGCCCTGGGCTATGACTCCATCACGGCGGTGGCGATCGCATTGATCGGCACCACGGCGGGCTTCACCGCCGGCGTCCTGAACCCGATCAATACAGGATTGGCGCAGCAGATCGCAGGCATCGAGACCTTCTCCGGGGCCGGGCTGCGGAGTGTGCTGCTGGTGCTGATGGTCGCCGCCGGCTCCTACTGGATCATCCGCTACGCCCGCAGAATCGACAAAGACCCCGCCAAGTCGCTGGTCTACGGCGAGGAGGAAGAGCTGGAGAAGCAGCGCCTCTACAGCGCCGGCGCCGAGGGCGAGCCCAAGCGAATGACGGGGCGGCAGCGGATCTCCCTGCTGCTGGCCGTGCCGGTCCTCGCGGTGACGATCTGGGGCGTCTCCACCCAAGGATGGTTCATGATCGAGATGGCCGGCATGTTTATGCTGCTGATGCTCATCATTGGGCTGATCAGCGGACTCGGCCCCTCCACTATCTCCTCGTCCTTCTCCGAAGGGCTCCGCAGTGTCCTCGAAGCCGCCATCATCGTCGGCGTGGCCCGCGCAGTGGCTGTGGTGATGGAGGATGGCCAGATCCTCGACACCATCGTCTACTCCCTGGGACAGGCCGTGGGAGGCATGCCCGCCGAGCTGTCCGCCGTCGGCATGTTCCTGGCCCAGACCGGCTTCAACTTTGTGGTGCCCTCCGGCTCGGGCCAGGCAGTGGTCACCATGCCCATTATGGCGCCGCTGGCGGACCTCCTCGAGGTCTCCCGTCAGACCGCAGTGCTCGCCTTTCAGCTGGGCGACGGTCTGACCAACATCATCTACCCCACTTCCGGATACTTCATGGCGGCGCTCGCCATCGGCGGCGTCCGGTGGGAGAAGTGGGTGAAGTTCTACCTTCCCCTCTTCGGCATCTGGACAGCCTTCGCCGTGGGCTTCCTGGTCTTCGCTCAGGTCACCGGCTGGTCCTGA
- a CDS encoding GntR family transcriptional regulator — protein MDTEQDSSGDPPGGGVGLRRKKQSARERVYEILRDELMGTSFSPYKRLTEESVAARFGVSRTPVRDALARLQTDGLLIKRDGALFRYIPTLPEFTELYELRLALERRGIERAIEDPTITHNRAALEQELAIWHARRDAGVEPSAGFVTADEQFHVALLGSAGNREITKTLLTVNQRIRPVRMHDYLTEDRVAATISEHIEIAELVLRNKLIEARDSLRFHVGESQAVVEARALRAMHMTQIAHEAEDGTG, from the coding sequence TTGGATACAGAGCAGGACTCATCGGGGGATCCCCCAGGCGGGGGTGTGGGCCTTCGACGGAAGAAGCAGTCCGCCCGCGAGCGGGTCTACGAGATTCTGCGGGACGAACTGATGGGCACCTCCTTCTCCCCCTACAAGCGCCTTACCGAGGAGAGCGTCGCCGCCCGCTTTGGAGTCTCCCGCACCCCGGTCCGCGACGCGTTGGCGCGGCTGCAGACCGACGGGTTGCTGATCAAGCGCGACGGCGCGCTCTTCCGCTACATCCCGACTCTTCCCGAGTTCACCGAGCTCTATGAGCTCCGGCTGGCTCTGGAGCGCCGCGGTATCGAACGGGCCATCGAAGACCCGACTATCACCCACAACCGTGCTGCCCTCGAACAGGAGCTGGCCATCTGGCACGCACGCCGGGACGCCGGAGTCGAGCCCAGCGCCGGGTTCGTCACCGCGGATGAGCAGTTCCACGTCGCTCTCCTGGGCTCGGCCGGCAACAGGGAGATCACCAAGACCCTGCTGACAGTGAACCAGCGGATCCGTCCTGTGCGCATGCATGACTACCTCACCGAGGATCGTGTGGCCGCCACTATTAGCGAGCACATCGAAATTGCCGAGCTCGTGCTCCGGAACAAGCTCATCGAGGCTCGCGACAGTCTGCGCTTCCACGTCGGAGAGTCCCAGGCCGTGGTCGAGGCGCGTGCGTTGCGCGCCATGCATATGACCCAGATCGCACACGAAGCAGAGGACGGGACTGGATGA
- a CDS encoding DMT family transporter: protein MDQLGVAVFTVVVVSGQLLGNILLDSAGMSPACRKPLT from the coding sequence GTGGATCAACTCGGCGTTGCCGTCTTCACCGTGGTTGTAGTCAGCGGCCAACTGCTCGGCAACATTTTGCTCGACTCAGCCGGCATGAGCCCCGCGTGCCGCAAGCCGCTCACTTAA